Proteins encoded in a region of the Trichocoleus sp. FACHB-46 genome:
- a CDS encoding plasmid replication protein, CyRepA1 family has translation MSLSTAIASQHTQNKQDFYKTIRQEFINGSAIDSSLFNCCIEIVDDTEVEPGGDVYYPIHEALNWRVTRFGYQARETLFAAILQNEDGTPWQLKLSKPRFNKEKCGFQKYETPKGNGSRAYLPSVPLSLRRKIAERYDVEVPLGDSFWGWLEHHPEIPIDIDEGGKKGLAELSLGRVAIALYGVNGGYRTKDALGNPIPPHLIPDIKRFAVPGREITLNFDQDAKPETRQRVNRAIARFGGLLEREGCIVKVSSWDGSKGKGVDDLIVNCGAQAFEDACSQALPLVEWRTWQRLKGRLTYKASVRLTTKDLSTLQIEELPQEGIVAIASAKATGKTNFIGNLIQGIESVGLLGHRICLIRNLCQRLGIDYRGDLDKVHGQYITGSSYTLRIGSCVDSLLALDPQKFAGCDLVLDEVCQVLRHLLTSSTCRKEGKLPALLARFRELVQVAKRVILADADLDNAALDYIRELRGDDSSVFLVRNDYQSEGYPVRYIEAPDASVVTALLLKAIASRKPSEVIFVATDSKAGSKALAKLAQQCEGLGAKVLLLNSETSGGEAERAFISNPDSVLARGEYDVIIASPSLATGVSIERQGIITHVFGVFYGASSTDADIAQSLIRVRENVPRTVWCAERGRNFCKVSQATNPIQIKGDLKFRTDATVRLLRSQLREDVTGELTSYDWESDPHINLYARISAEQNFSMHNLRVALLARLRFEGHQVTVINAESNEETKLLLRQAKAEIRQMEAAAIARARPLTSMEVSELESREAISPEDRLALTRHYLSDFYATDNITAELIEWDASGRRRSQILALEQQLHAGLASERDIHSIEKQAAWDKGVVAWDIGIAELKRQARERLGLEEFINPDREWTAADLEPVAAKAREQSLCIKKVLNFGAHDGVSDTQIVHQLLEQMGLKVTFRWQRIEGKKKRVYRLDTEHWQKLKAILAQRACKRDRLKQSESEHGSPPSVYDYSIGGDPYNGTPQTQIEQERTSPKPKLIQVVGAVVTRAGSLGRWVVEAIAGQTAKVKQLNGWGFGEFPLDELTFVQEAIV, from the coding sequence ATGAGCCTTTCAACCGCGATCGCTTCACAGCACACTCAGAACAAGCAGGATTTCTACAAAACAATTAGACAAGAGTTCATCAATGGCTCAGCGATTGATTCCAGTCTCTTTAATTGCTGCATTGAGATAGTCGATGATACCGAGGTTGAGCCAGGGGGTGATGTCTATTACCCCATCCACGAAGCGCTGAACTGGCGTGTAACTCGCTTCGGCTACCAAGCTAGAGAAACTTTATTTGCCGCAATCCTTCAGAACGAGGATGGAACACCGTGGCAACTGAAGCTAAGCAAACCTCGCTTTAACAAAGAAAAGTGTGGGTTCCAAAAATACGAGACACCTAAGGGTAATGGCTCTAGAGCTTATCTGCCATCTGTTCCGCTAAGCCTCCGGCGAAAGATAGCTGAGCGCTACGATGTTGAAGTTCCTTTAGGCGACAGCTTTTGGGGTTGGTTAGAACATCACCCAGAAATTCCCATTGACATTGACGAGGGAGGGAAGAAGGGATTAGCTGAGCTTTCATTAGGTCGGGTGGCGATCGCTCTCTATGGGGTGAATGGTGGCTATCGGACGAAGGATGCTTTAGGCAACCCCATCCCCCCTCACCTAATTCCCGACATCAAGCGGTTTGCCGTTCCAGGCCGAGAAATCACGCTCAACTTCGACCAAGATGCTAAGCCAGAAACTCGTCAGCGGGTGAATCGTGCCATCGCTCGATTTGGGGGGCTGCTAGAGCGGGAAGGATGCATCGTAAAAGTCTCGTCCTGGGATGGCTCGAAAGGTAAGGGCGTAGATGATCTAATTGTTAATTGTGGCGCTCAAGCTTTCGAGGACGCCTGCTCTCAAGCATTACCACTAGTGGAGTGGAGAACGTGGCAGCGCCTCAAAGGACGCTTGACTTATAAAGCATCAGTTCGACTAACGACAAAGGATTTATCAACCCTTCAAATTGAGGAATTGCCTCAAGAAGGAATTGTAGCGATCGCATCTGCCAAGGCTACAGGCAAAACCAATTTCATTGGCAACCTCATCCAAGGCATTGAATCAGTAGGGCTGCTAGGGCATCGCATCTGCCTAATTCGCAACCTCTGCCAGCGCCTAGGCATCGACTATCGTGGCGATCTTGATAAAGTCCACGGCCAATACATTACGGGCAGTAGCTACACCCTGAGGATTGGCTCTTGCGTTGATTCCTTGCTTGCGCTTGATCCTCAAAAATTTGCTGGCTGTGATTTAGTTTTGGATGAAGTCTGTCAAGTACTTCGCCATTTGCTCACTAGCTCCACTTGCCGGAAGGAAGGTAAGCTGCCTGCACTACTGGCAAGATTTCGTGAGTTAGTCCAGGTAGCCAAGCGAGTCATTCTTGCAGATGCCGACCTAGATAATGCCGCACTAGATTACATTCGAGAGCTACGGGGTGACGATAGCTCTGTATTCCTGGTTCGCAACGATTACCAATCAGAAGGATATCCTGTTCGCTATATTGAGGCACCAGACGCTAGCGTAGTTACTGCTCTGCTATTGAAGGCGATCGCGTCTCGGAAACCGAGTGAAGTCATTTTTGTCGCCACTGACAGCAAAGCAGGCTCGAAAGCTCTTGCCAAACTAGCTCAGCAGTGTGAGGGATTAGGAGCCAAGGTACTGCTGCTTAACTCCGAAACCAGCGGTGGAGAAGCTGAAAGAGCCTTCATTTCCAATCCAGATTCAGTGCTTGCTAGGGGTGAGTATGACGTGATCATTGCCTCACCCTCACTGGCGACGGGGGTTAGCATCGAACGCCAAGGCATCATTACTCACGTGTTTGGCGTATTTTATGGCGCTTCTAGCACTGATGCAGATATTGCTCAATCGCTGATTCGGGTACGTGAGAATGTACCCCGTACAGTTTGGTGTGCGGAGCGTGGACGCAACTTTTGCAAGGTCAGTCAAGCCACGAATCCGATTCAAATTAAAGGTGATTTGAAGTTCCGCACGGATGCCACAGTCCGGTTACTTCGCTCCCAACTTCGTGAGGATGTGACTGGGGAACTCACTAGCTACGACTGGGAAAGCGATCCTCATATTAATCTGTATGCTCGTATTTCAGCCGAGCAAAACTTTTCGATGCACAACCTACGAGTCGCTCTATTGGCTCGCTTGAGGTTTGAAGGGCATCAGGTCACGGTAATCAATGCCGAAAGCAACGAAGAGACAAAGCTCTTACTGAGACAGGCTAAGGCAGAGATTAGGCAAATGGAGGCAGCGGCGATCGCTAGAGCTCGCCCTCTAACCTCAATGGAGGTGTCAGAGCTTGAGAGTCGAGAGGCAATCAGCCCAGAAGATCGACTAGCCTTAACTCGCCACTATCTGAGCGATTTCTACGCTACCGACAACATCACTGCCGAATTAATTGAGTGGGATGCTTCAGGTAGACGGCGATCGCAAATCCTCGCACTGGAACAGCAACTGCACGCAGGCTTAGCCTCAGAGCGAGACATTCACTCTATCGAGAAACAAGCGGCATGGGATAAAGGTGTGGTGGCTTGGGATATTGGCATTGCTGAATTAAAGCGCCAAGCCCGTGAGCGCTTAGGACTAGAGGAGTTCATTAATCCAGACCGTGAGTGGACAGCCGCAGACCTGGAACCCGTTGCAGCAAAAGCTCGCGAGCAATCCCTTTGCATTAAAAAGGTTTTGAATTTTGGGGCGCACGATGGCGTTAGTGATACCCAAATTGTTCACCAGTTACTAGAGCAGATGGGCCTCAAAGTCACCTTTAGGTGGCAACGGATCGAGGGCAAAAAGAAGCGGGTTTATCGGCTGGATACCGAGCACTGGCAGAAATTAAAGGCCATCCTAGCGCAGCGAGCTTGTAAACGCGATCGCCTAAAGCAAAGTGAATCTGAGCACGGATCACCCCCTTCTGTATATGACTACTCAATAGGGGGTGATCCGTACAACGGAACTCCTCAAACTCAGATAGAGCAAGAGAGAACAAGCCCCAAGCCCAAACTAATACAGGTTGTGGGGGCGGTGGTGACTCGCGCTGGCTCGCTGGGTCGATGGGTGGTTGAGGCGATCGCAGGCCAAACTGCCAAAGTGAAGCAGTTGAATGGTTGGGGTTTTGGAGAGTTTCCACTCGATGAACTCACTTTTGTACAGGAGGCGATCGTGTGA